In Candidatus Manganitrophaceae bacterium, one DNA window encodes the following:
- the lpxI gene encoding UDP-2,3-diacylglucosamine diphosphatase LpxI (LpxI, functionally equivalent to LpxH, replaces it in LPS biosynthesis in a minority of bacteria.), with amino-acid sequence MEIAPRKIGLIAGNGRFPLIFAETAKQAGLSVVAVAHTGETEPELSDKVDQILWIRVGQIGKLISFFKKAGISDAVMAGGIRKTRLFEMRPDFRALTLLARMREKKDDAMLRAFAGELEREEIRIRESTLYLSSLLAVEGEMTRRMTAAEREEIEWGWPVAKQIGALDIGQCIVVRNGVVLAVEAIEGTDATIRRGGGLGREKAVVIKICKPQQDFRFDVPAVGPGTIEAMIEVGAAVLAVEAGKTLLLEKEKLLREAAAAGIAVVGWSDRSGHAGGPPQQGQTTT; translated from the coding sequence ATGGAAATCGCTCCACGTAAGATCGGGTTGATCGCGGGCAATGGGCGTTTCCCATTGATCTTCGCCGAGACCGCCAAGCAGGCCGGTCTCTCGGTCGTCGCCGTCGCCCATACCGGGGAGACCGAGCCGGAGCTCTCCGACAAGGTCGATCAGATCCTTTGGATCCGCGTCGGCCAGATCGGAAAGCTGATCTCCTTCTTCAAGAAGGCCGGCATCTCGGATGCGGTGATGGCGGGCGGCATTCGGAAGACGCGCCTCTTCGAGATGCGGCCCGATTTTCGGGCGCTCACCCTGCTTGCCCGGATGCGGGAGAAAAAAGACGACGCGATGCTCCGGGCCTTCGCCGGAGAGCTGGAGCGGGAAGAGATCCGGATTCGGGAGTCGACCCTCTATCTCTCCTCGTTGCTCGCCGTGGAGGGGGAGATGACCCGGCGTATGACCGCGGCGGAGCGGGAAGAGATCGAGTGGGGATGGCCGGTCGCCAAGCAGATCGGCGCGCTCGACATCGGGCAGTGCATCGTTGTCCGAAACGGCGTAGTGCTTGCTGTCGAGGCGATCGAGGGGACCGACGCCACCATTCGGCGCGGCGGCGGCCTCGGGAGAGAAAAAGCGGTCGTCATCAAGATTTGTAAGCCGCAACAAGATTTCCGTTTTGACGTTCCGGCCGTTGGACCGGGGACGATCGAAGCGATGATCGAAGTCGGGGCCGCTGTCTTGGCGGTCGAAGCGGGGAAGACCCTCTTGCTCGAAAAAGAAAAGCTCCTGCGGGAGGCTGCGGCCGCGGGGATCGCGGTCGTCGGCTGGTCTGATCGCTCCGGCCACGCGGGGGGGCCGCCGCAGCAAGGACAGACAACGACATGA
- the lpxD gene encoding UDP-3-O-(3-hydroxymyristoyl)glucosamine N-acyltransferase, which produces MALQEVADLVQGKVAGDPHLPIRGIAGIDEAEPGEITFLANPKYLAKAMKTRASAVIVGKRIEGAPCALLLVDDPYFAFTRLLSHFHPSRRAPAGVDPRAAIGQGVILGEGVAIGPFVTLEDRVRIGDRVQLGAGVFIGEGSEVGEESLIYPNVTIREKVRIGKRVILHSGTVIGSDGFGFAPHKGRYHKVPQVGGVIIEDDVELGANVAVDRATLGNTVIGAGTKVDNLVQIGHNVVIGADSILVAQVGISGSAKIGRRVTLAGQVGVAGHLTIGDNVVVGGKSGVTKDIPEGENVSGFPPLPHRDWLKAQASFPHLPEMRERIKALEKEVETLRQRIAQPDERD; this is translated from the coding sequence ATGGCGTTGCAGGAAGTTGCCGATCTTGTCCAGGGAAAGGTCGCCGGAGATCCGCATCTGCCCATCCGTGGAATCGCCGGAATCGACGAGGCGGAGCCGGGGGAGATTACTTTTCTCGCGAACCCCAAGTACCTCGCCAAAGCGATGAAGACCCGCGCTTCGGCCGTCATCGTCGGCAAGCGGATTGAGGGGGCTCCTTGCGCCTTGTTGTTGGTCGACGATCCCTATTTCGCCTTCACCCGATTGCTCTCCCATTTCCATCCCTCCCGCCGCGCGCCTGCCGGCGTCGATCCGAGGGCGGCGATCGGCCAGGGGGTGATTCTCGGTGAAGGGGTGGCGATCGGGCCTTTCGTGACCCTTGAAGACCGGGTCCGGATCGGCGATCGCGTTCAACTCGGCGCCGGTGTGTTCATCGGCGAGGGGAGCGAGGTCGGGGAGGAGAGCCTGATCTATCCAAACGTCACCATCCGGGAGAAGGTTCGGATCGGCAAGCGGGTGATCCTTCATAGCGGGACGGTGATCGGCAGCGACGGCTTCGGCTTCGCCCCGCACAAGGGGCGATATCATAAAGTTCCGCAGGTCGGCGGGGTGATCATCGAAGACGATGTCGAGCTGGGGGCGAATGTCGCCGTCGATCGGGCGACCTTGGGAAACACGGTGATCGGGGCCGGAACGAAGGTCGATAATCTGGTTCAGATCGGCCACAATGTGGTCATCGGCGCCGATTCGATCTTGGTGGCTCAGGTCGGGATCTCCGGGAGCGCTAAAATCGGACGGCGCGTCACCTTGGCGGGGCAGGTCGGTGTGGCCGGTCATTTGACCATCGGCGACAATGTCGTGGTCGGGGGGAAGTCGGGGGTGACCAAAGATATCCCGGAGGGGGAGAACGTCTCCGGGTTTCCGCCCCTTCCGCATCGGGATTGGTTGAAGGCGCAGGCCTCCTTTCCCCATCTTCCCGAAATGCGGGAACGGATCAAAGCGCTGGAGAAGGAAGTCGAGACACTGCGACAAAGAATCGCTCAACCTGACGAGAGGGACTGA
- a CDS encoding Gfo/Idh/MocA family oxidoreductase has translation MTEQTKNKIRVAVIGVGYLGEHHARIYSELPGVELVGVVDTHLERAEKIAADRGCGAYTDAAALFGKIDAASVVVPTPAHFKVAKSLLENGVDLLLEKPMTATLQEADALLVLAEQKGRMLQVGHVERFNAGVRKLKEGLVQPRFIECHRMGPFIERGTDVHVILDLMIHDIDIILSLVPSELVEVRATGVPVLSAQIDIANVRLAFANGCVANVTASRVSRERMRKIRIFQPDTYLSLDYLQQELVICRRIVRPDAARPEVTIDKVEIEKEEPLKAELSSFLEAVRTRTVPKVSGEDGRRALAVALQVVDLIKSNPGNAESGFSNAESGS, from the coding sequence ATGACGGAACAAACGAAAAACAAGATCAGGGTGGCGGTCATCGGGGTCGGCTATCTGGGGGAGCACCATGCGCGGATCTACTCGGAGCTCCCCGGGGTCGAGCTCGTTGGGGTCGTCGATACCCACCTCGAGCGGGCGGAGAAGATCGCCGCCGACCGGGGCTGCGGCGCTTATACCGACGCGGCCGCCCTCTTCGGAAAGATCGATGCGGCGAGCGTCGTCGTCCCGACCCCCGCTCACTTCAAGGTGGCGAAGTCCTTGTTGGAAAACGGCGTCGATCTCCTTTTAGAGAAGCCGATGACGGCGACGCTGCAAGAGGCCGATGCGCTCTTGGTATTGGCCGAACAGAAGGGGCGGATGCTGCAGGTCGGGCATGTCGAGCGATTCAACGCCGGGGTCCGAAAACTCAAAGAGGGGCTCGTTCAGCCACGGTTTATTGAATGCCATCGGATGGGGCCGTTCATCGAACGGGGAACCGATGTCCATGTGATTCTCGACCTGATGATTCATGACATCGACATCATCCTCTCCTTGGTGCCGTCCGAGCTGGTCGAGGTGCGCGCCACCGGGGTGCCGGTGTTAAGCGCTCAAATTGACATCGCCAACGTCCGGCTCGCCTTTGCGAACGGCTGTGTCGCCAACGTCACCGCGAGCCGGGTCTCGCGCGAGCGGATGCGGAAGATCCGGATTTTCCAACCCGATACCTACCTCTCCCTCGACTACCTTCAACAGGAGCTGGTGATTTGCCGACGGATCGTCCGGCCCGACGCCGCGCGGCCGGAGGTCACGATCGACAAGGTGGAGATTGAAAAGGAGGAGCCGCTCAAAGCGGAGCTCTCTTCGTTCCTGGAGGCGGTCCGGACGCGAACGGTGCCGAAGGTTTCCGGGGAAGATGGGCGAAGGGCGCTGGCCGTGGCGCTTCAGGTGGTCGACCTCATCAAGAGCAACCCAGGCAACGCGGAAAGCGGATTCTCCAACGCGGAAAGCGGTTCCTGA
- the lpxA gene encoding acyl-ACP--UDP-N-acetylglucosamine O-acyltransferase, protein MSIHPSALVHPKAELDPTVEVGPYSVIGEHVKIAGGTKVGAHVVIDGWTEIGEGCTFYPFASIGQAPQDLKYKGEPTWLKIGRQNTFREYVTLNRGTAQGRGETVIGDRNFFMAYVHVAHDCIVGNQVILANAATLAGHITIGDHAILGGLSGIHQFVNIGAYSMIGGCSAVAQDVPPFVSVAGNRAKLYGLNLIGLKRHGFSKEKIEALKGAYKLLFRSGLTFREAAKQAREKWKEVGEVESLVSFVERSERGISR, encoded by the coding sequence GTGAGCATTCATCCGAGCGCCCTCGTCCACCCGAAAGCGGAGCTCGACCCGACGGTGGAGGTCGGCCCCTATTCGGTGATCGGCGAGCATGTCAAAATCGCCGGTGGGACAAAGGTCGGAGCGCATGTCGTCATCGACGGGTGGACGGAGATCGGCGAAGGCTGCACCTTCTACCCTTTCGCCTCGATCGGCCAGGCGCCGCAAGATTTAAAATACAAAGGGGAGCCGACCTGGCTGAAGATCGGCCGCCAGAATACCTTTCGGGAGTATGTGACGCTGAACCGGGGGACGGCGCAGGGGCGCGGGGAGACGGTGATCGGCGATCGAAACTTTTTCATGGCCTATGTCCATGTGGCGCATGATTGCATCGTCGGCAACCAGGTGATCCTGGCCAATGCCGCCACCTTGGCGGGACATATCACCATCGGCGATCATGCGATCCTCGGCGGACTGTCCGGGATCCATCAGTTCGTCAACATCGGCGCCTATTCGATGATCGGCGGATGCTCGGCGGTGGCGCAGGATGTTCCCCCGTTCGTCAGCGTCGCTGGCAATCGGGCGAAGCTGTATGGCCTCAACCTCATCGGACTGAAGCGTCACGGTTTCTCGAAGGAGAAAATCGAGGCGCTGAAGGGGGCCTATAAGCTCCTCTTCCGCTCTGGGTTGACGTTTCGCGAGGCGGCCAAGCAGGCGCGGGAGAAGTGGAAAGAGGTCGGCGAGGTCGAATCGCTCGTCTCCTTTGTGGAGCGGTCGGAGAGGGGAATCTCTCGATGA
- the msbA gene encoding lipid A export permease/ATP-binding protein MsbA yields the protein MKLYLRLLGFLKPYRWTLSAAFFCSAMVALLTAAYAWLVRPVLDDVFIRKDVKMLMLLPVTIIVVAFLKGAFNYGQAYLVRYIGNRIIADIRKNLYHHILLLPIGFHAKNATGKLMSRVINDVGLMQTAVSTVVKDLFQQTLTMAALTAVIFYQNWQLALASVVAIPFATYPMIRVGRRLRKIARMGQEKIGDLTSVLQETFAGIRIVKAFGREDFETERFEKKNLNYFKNVMRATSVSELTSPMMETFGSIGAAAIIWYGGYQVISDQMTPGTFFSFMAASMMMYAPMKGLSSANNILQQALAAAERVFMILDDRNEREVDTGHRKVPSLRGEIEFQNVSFSYDGIQSATLSNISLKARPGEMIALVGSSGAGKTTLVNMLPRFYEPKEGRILIDGIPIQEIHLASLRSQIGIVSQEVVLFDDTVRWNIAYGLDQISDEEVVRAAEAAYAHLFIGKMQKGYDTVVEKGGANLSGGERQRIAIARALLKNPPILILDEATSALDAESEFIVQKALMNLMQNRTTFVIAHRLSTVQRASCILVVDQGRIVEQGRHEELMRRDGPYRKVYQMQFQEEGVTGRDG from the coding sequence ATGAAGCTTTATCTTCGATTGCTCGGATTTCTAAAGCCGTATCGCTGGACGCTGAGCGCCGCCTTTTTTTGCAGCGCGATGGTGGCCTTGCTCACCGCCGCCTACGCCTGGCTGGTCCGGCCGGTGTTGGATGACGTCTTTATTCGAAAAGATGTAAAGATGTTGATGCTCCTTCCGGTGACGATCATCGTCGTCGCTTTTTTGAAGGGGGCCTTCAACTACGGCCAGGCCTACCTCGTTCGGTATATCGGCAATCGGATCATCGCCGACATCCGGAAGAACCTCTACCATCACATTTTGCTCCTGCCGATCGGGTTTCACGCCAAAAACGCGACCGGCAAGCTGATGTCGCGGGTCATCAACGATGTCGGATTGATGCAGACGGCGGTCTCCACCGTCGTGAAGGATCTCTTCCAGCAGACGCTGACGATGGCGGCGCTGACCGCCGTGATCTTCTATCAAAACTGGCAGCTCGCCCTCGCCTCGGTCGTTGCGATTCCCTTCGCCACCTATCCGATGATTCGGGTGGGACGCCGGCTTCGGAAGATCGCGCGGATGGGGCAGGAGAAAATCGGCGACCTGACCAGCGTTCTCCAGGAGACCTTCGCCGGGATTCGGATCGTGAAGGCGTTCGGCCGGGAGGATTTCGAGACCGAGCGCTTCGAGAAGAAGAACCTCAACTACTTCAAAAATGTAATGCGCGCCACGTCGGTCTCCGAGCTGACCAGCCCGATGATGGAGACCTTCGGCAGCATCGGCGCGGCGGCGATTATCTGGTACGGCGGTTATCAGGTGATTTCCGATCAGATGACCCCCGGAACCTTCTTCTCGTTTATGGCCGCCTCGATGATGATGTATGCCCCGATGAAAGGGCTCAGCTCGGCAAACAATATCTTGCAGCAGGCGCTCGCGGCGGCGGAGCGGGTTTTCATGATCCTCGACGATCGGAATGAGCGCGAGGTCGATACCGGCCATCGCAAGGTGCCGAGCCTGCGGGGAGAGATTGAATTTCAAAACGTCTCCTTCTCGTATGACGGGATTCAATCGGCCACCCTCTCGAACATCAGCCTCAAGGCGCGTCCGGGAGAGATGATTGCGCTCGTCGGGAGCAGCGGCGCCGGAAAAACGACGCTGGTGAACATGCTCCCCCGCTTTTATGAGCCGAAAGAGGGAAGGATCCTGATCGACGGCATCCCGATTCAAGAGATCCATCTCGCCTCGCTTCGGAGCCAGATCGGGATTGTCAGCCAGGAGGTGGTCCTCTTCGACGACACCGTCCGATGGAACATCGCCTACGGGCTCGATCAGATCTCCGACGAGGAGGTGGTCCGCGCCGCCGAGGCGGCCTATGCCCATCTCTTCATCGGGAAAATGCAGAAAGGGTATGATACCGTCGTCGAGAAAGGGGGGGCGAATCTCTCCGGGGGAGAGCGGCAGCGGATCGCGATCGCACGCGCCCTATTGAAGAACCCGCCGATCTTGATTTTGGACGAAGCGACCTCGGCGCTCGACGCCGAATCGGAGTTCATCGTCCAAAAGGCCTTGATGAACTTGATGCAAAACCGGACGACGTTTGTGATCGCCCATCGGCTTTCGACGGTGCAGCGGGCGAGCTGCATTTTGGTGGTCGATCAGGGAAGAATCGTGGAGCAGGGACGACATGAAGAGCTGATGCGTCGCGACGGCCCTTATCGGAAAGTCTACCAAATGCAGTTTCAAGAAGAAGGGGTCACCGGTCGGGACGGGTGA
- the lpxB gene encoding lipid-A-disaccharide synthase: protein MTAQSPNPARIMMVAGEASGDLHGGALAEALLKEDPSLQIVGFGGTAMRRAGVEVIFDIAQLGVVGIFEVFLHLKSVWEAYRMGVKTLESGVDLLVLIDYPDFNLRLAKAAKQRGVPVVYYISPQVWAWRAGRVKTIGERIDQMLVILPFEERIYTEAGIPCEFVGHPLLDEAASAQLKYPSKSAYLEGCGLLPEGTTIGLLPGSRHREVLSHLPTMLEAMALLAKEIPGLQLLVPVAPSLSKEWVLDLTRRVDLPLRCVEGEFQEVLRASDAVVVASGTATLQTALAQAPMVIVYKLSPLTYWLARRLIRLKSIGLVNIVAGRPIVPELIQAEASPERIRQEVGRLLKDGVARERMKGDLKEVAERLGAAGASSRAAAVILERLKRGRVMRERKSPRGTG from the coding sequence ATGACGGCGCAGTCACCCAATCCGGCCCGCATCATGATGGTGGCGGGCGAGGCCTCCGGCGATCTCCACGGCGGGGCGCTGGCCGAGGCGCTGTTGAAAGAGGATCCCTCGCTCCAAATCGTCGGCTTCGGCGGCACGGCGATGCGGCGCGCCGGAGTAGAAGTGATCTTCGACATCGCGCAGCTCGGCGTGGTCGGTATTTTTGAAGTCTTCCTCCATTTAAAGTCGGTATGGGAGGCATACCGCATGGGGGTCAAAACGCTGGAGAGCGGGGTCGATCTTCTGGTCCTGATCGACTATCCCGATTTCAATCTCCGCCTCGCGAAGGCGGCCAAGCAGCGGGGGGTCCCGGTGGTCTATTATATCAGCCCCCAGGTCTGGGCTTGGCGGGCCGGTCGGGTGAAGACGATCGGGGAGCGGATCGATCAGATGTTGGTTATTTTGCCGTTCGAAGAGCGGATCTATACCGAAGCGGGAATCCCCTGCGAGTTTGTCGGCCATCCGCTGCTCGACGAGGCCGCCTCGGCTCAACTGAAGTATCCGTCGAAGTCGGCTTATCTTGAGGGATGCGGTCTGCTTCCCGAGGGAACCACGATCGGCCTTCTCCCCGGAAGCCGGCATCGGGAAGTTCTCTCGCACCTGCCGACGATGCTCGAGGCGATGGCGCTGCTGGCAAAAGAGATCCCCGGTCTGCAGCTGTTGGTCCCGGTCGCTCCCTCCCTGTCGAAGGAGTGGGTCTTGGACCTCACGCGGCGGGTTGATCTTCCTCTCCGGTGTGTCGAGGGGGAATTTCAGGAGGTGCTTCGGGCGTCCGATGCGGTGGTCGTCGCCTCGGGAACGGCGACGCTCCAGACGGCGCTGGCGCAGGCGCCGATGGTGATCGTCTACAAGCTTTCTCCGCTCACCTACTGGCTGGCACGGCGGCTGATCCGGTTGAAATCGATCGGTCTGGTCAACATCGTCGCCGGAAGGCCGATCGTGCCGGAGCTCATTCAGGCGGAGGCCTCTCCCGAGCGGATTCGGCAGGAGGTCGGCCGCCTCCTGAAAGACGGCGTTGCGCGCGAGCGGATGAAGGGCGATTTGAAAGAGGTGGCGGAGCGCCTCGGGGCCGCCGGCGCGTCGAGCCGTGCCGCGGCCGTCATTTTAGAGAGATTGAAAAGGGGAAGGGTGATGCGAGAGAGAAAGTCACCGCGAGGGACCGGATGA
- the fabZ gene encoding 3-hydroxyacyl-ACP dehydratase FabZ: MDIKEQVIDIGEITEILPHRYPFLLVDRIIEIEPGKRIVGFKNVTINEPFFQGHFPKHPIMPGVLIIESMAQVGGVLAFKSAKGSEGQLVFFLGIDKAKFRKPVYPGDQLRIEVEVIQERPPFWKLKGMAYVDGKLAAEAELKAMLGQGAKGGIEK; the protein is encoded by the coding sequence ATGGATATTAAGGAGCAGGTCATCGATATCGGAGAGATCACGGAAATCTTGCCGCACCGTTATCCCTTTTTGCTGGTCGACCGGATTATCGAAATCGAGCCGGGAAAGCGGATCGTCGGCTTTAAGAATGTGACGATCAACGAGCCGTTCTTTCAGGGACACTTTCCGAAGCATCCGATCATGCCGGGGGTGTTGATCATCGAGTCGATGGCGCAGGTCGGCGGGGTCCTTGCCTTCAAATCGGCAAAGGGGAGCGAGGGGCAGCTGGTATTCTTCCTCGGGATCGACAAGGCAAAATTCAGGAAGCCGGTCTATCCCGGCGACCAACTGAGGATCGAGGTCGAGGTCATTCAAGAACGGCCGCCGTTCTGGAAATTGAAAGGAATGGCATACGTCGACGGAAAGCTCGCCGCCGAAGCGGAGCTCAAGGCGATGCTCGGCCAGGGGGCCAAGGGAGGAATAGAGAAGTGA
- a CDS encoding OmpH family outer membrane protein, which produces MKKVTIFTMVILFSLMLGKGHAQNLKVGFVDAQKVLESSKEGKRVKTNMEEYVKSRQKIIDLEETELKQLEEDLTRQGALLSPEAKKVKQDDFQKKLMEYQKRATDLNKEVQGKKFDTLRDFNKKLEEAVRQIAEKEGYTFVLDKNGEGGSVLYAKESFDITPKVIEQVDRATPAAPAK; this is translated from the coding sequence TTGAAAAAAGTAACAATTTTTACGATGGTTATTTTGTTTTCGCTGATGCTGGGAAAAGGACATGCTCAGAATCTAAAGGTCGGTTTCGTCGATGCCCAGAAGGTGCTCGAGAGCTCCAAGGAAGGAAAGCGCGTTAAGACCAACATGGAAGAATATGTAAAGAGCCGCCAGAAGATCATCGACCTGGAGGAGACGGAGTTAAAGCAGCTCGAAGAGGACCTCACCCGCCAAGGGGCGCTTCTTTCCCCGGAGGCCAAGAAGGTCAAACAGGATGATTTCCAAAAAAAGCTGATGGAGTACCAGAAGAGGGCGACCGACCTGAACAAAGAAGTGCAGGGAAAGAAGTTCGACACCCTGCGCGACTTCAACAAAAAATTGGAAGAAGCGGTTCGGCAGATCGCCGAGAAAGAAGGGTATACCTTCGTGCTCGATAAAAATGGCGAAGGGGGCTCCGTCCTCTATGCCAAGGAGAGTTTTGATATCACTCCCAAAGTGATCGAGCAGGTCGACCGCGCGACACCGGCTGCGCCGGCCAAGTAA
- the lpxK gene encoding tetraacyldisaccharide 4'-kinase, whose product MARKLKSSRRVALWRWIWNRGRGLSEVVLFPFTLLAALYGLLCRLRILLYEKGFLERRRVDCRVVSVGNLTVGGTGKTPFTIFLAEEWQRRGAAVGVVSRGYGGTYKGPLRLVSDGQEILEDPSAVGDEPYLIAQRLKGVPVIVSPDRFEGCRWLLNRFKLDVLLLDDAFQHIRLHRDLNLLLVDATNPFGNGALLPRGTLREPLSEVRRADVVIFTRSSDQSDASEWIGELERLGRPCVRTMFQPTAWMNVRTGATLPPEALAGEPVLGFCGIGNPDSFATLLKQLQVDLREQINFRDHHRYQADDLGRIQKKAQERGVTRVVTTEKDAVKIKGLLSQETEKLEIWMVRVEVVFWDHQEKWGPLLFEGGRC is encoded by the coding sequence GTGGCTCGAAAATTAAAATCCAGTCGGCGGGTCGCCCTCTGGCGATGGATTTGGAATCGAGGAAGAGGCCTCTCCGAGGTCGTTCTCTTCCCCTTTACGCTGCTTGCCGCGCTTTACGGCCTGCTCTGCCGTCTTCGAATCTTGCTTTATGAAAAGGGGTTTCTCGAGCGGCGGCGGGTCGACTGCCGCGTCGTCAGCGTCGGCAATCTGACGGTCGGCGGAACGGGGAAGACGCCGTTTACCATCTTCCTGGCCGAGGAGTGGCAGAGGCGGGGGGCGGCGGTCGGGGTCGTCAGCCGCGGCTATGGAGGGACCTACAAAGGACCGCTTCGATTGGTCTCGGACGGCCAGGAAATTTTGGAAGATCCATCGGCGGTCGGAGACGAGCCGTACCTCATCGCCCAGCGACTGAAGGGGGTTCCGGTGATCGTCTCGCCCGACCGGTTCGAAGGGTGCCGGTGGCTCCTCAACCGATTCAAGCTCGATGTGCTTCTCTTGGACGACGCTTTTCAACATATTCGGCTCCACCGAGACCTCAATCTGCTCCTGGTCGATGCGACGAATCCCTTTGGAAACGGCGCCCTCCTTCCGCGGGGGACCCTTCGGGAGCCGCTCTCCGAGGTCCGCCGGGCCGATGTGGTCATCTTTACCCGTTCTTCAGATCAATCCGATGCATCGGAGTGGATCGGCGAGCTCGAACGGCTCGGCCGTCCCTGCGTTCGAACGATGTTCCAACCGACGGCCTGGATGAATGTGCGAACCGGAGCGACCCTCCCTCCCGAGGCGCTGGCGGGGGAGCCGGTTCTCGGTTTTTGCGGGATCGGAAATCCCGACTCGTTTGCGACCCTTCTGAAGCAATTGCAGGTCGATCTGCGGGAGCAGATCAACTTCCGAGATCATCACCGCTATCAGGCGGATGATCTCGGCCGAATTCAAAAGAAGGCGCAGGAGAGAGGGGTGACCCGTGTCGTAACGACCGAAAAAGATGCCGTTAAGATCAAAGGCCTTCTTTCCCAAGAGACCGAAAAGCTGGAGATCTGGATGGTGCGGGTCGAGGTGGTCTTTTGGGATCATCAGGAAAAATGGGGGCCGCTTCTTTTTGAAGGCGGCCGATGTTGA
- a CDS encoding 3-deoxy-D-manno-octulosonic acid transferase produces the protein MKRIYFGLYQILILLSLPAALLFLLRRLAGRPAYRAGVMQRLGRYPTDFFAPLRGKRVIWVHAVSVGEVISSELFVRKLRERYPEAAIVFSTVTPTGQAAARQRLRGVDRFLYFPFDLPWVTRSVVEKVSPTLFIFLETELWPNFLRSLSKKKIPSILINGRISDRGFRRYRMIRFFLSHVLEEVGLFLMQTEREAERIRALGAPAERVSATGNMKYDQAAGGTEAIADFGLRMAELAEKIGLRSGERLMIAGSTHEGEEAAVLDAYRILSDDVEQIRLLIAPRHLERLERVERLLLERGVPFLRKTVLAERSAPDAERNDFQSALRPPPSEITPRVVLLDTIGELDRYYALADLVFVGGSLAPIGGHNVLEAAVAKKAVFFGPHMSNFKEIADQLRRAGGGIEVADGKAMGGQMLWLIRHPEELKKRGEAAYQVVLANRGAVLRNLEQVGRWLEN, from the coding sequence ATGAAGCGGATTTATTTCGGACTGTATCAAATTTTAATTCTCCTCTCGCTCCCCGCGGCGCTCCTCTTTCTTCTCCGGAGGTTGGCGGGGCGTCCGGCGTATCGCGCGGGGGTGATGCAGCGGCTCGGCCGCTATCCGACCGATTTCTTTGCGCCGCTTCGCGGAAAGCGGGTGATCTGGGTCCATGCCGTTTCGGTGGGAGAGGTGATCTCGTCCGAGCTTTTCGTCCGGAAGCTCCGGGAGCGCTATCCGGAGGCGGCGATCGTCTTCTCGACGGTGACGCCGACCGGCCAGGCGGCGGCCCGGCAGCGATTGAGGGGGGTCGACCGCTTTCTCTATTTTCCCTTTGACCTTCCCTGGGTGACCCGGTCGGTGGTCGAGAAGGTCTCCCCAACCCTCTTCATCTTTCTGGAGACCGAACTCTGGCCGAACTTCCTTCGCTCCCTCTCCAAAAAAAAGATCCCCTCCATTCTGATCAACGGCCGGATCTCCGATCGGGGATTTCGCCGCTATCGGATGATCCGATTTTTCCTCTCGCACGTGCTCGAAGAGGTCGGACTCTTCCTGATGCAGACGGAACGGGAAGCGGAGCGGATTCGGGCGCTCGGCGCTCCCGCCGAGCGGGTCTCGGCAACGGGGAATATGAAGTATGATCAGGCGGCGGGAGGGACGGAGGCGATTGCGGATTTCGGATTGCGGATGGCGGAGTTGGCTGAAAAGATCGGCCTCCGGTCCGGCGAGAGATTAATGATCGCCGGAAGCACCCATGAGGGAGAAGAAGCGGCGGTGCTCGATGCGTATCGTATCCTCTCGGACGATGTCGAGCAGATCCGGCTGCTGATCGCGCCCAGGCATCTGGAGCGGCTGGAGCGGGTGGAGCGTCTTCTCTTGGAGCGGGGGGTTCCCTTCCTCCGGAAGACGGTCCTGGCCGAGCGATCTGCTCCAGACGCAGAGCGGAATGATTTTCAATCCGCACTCCGCCCTCCGCCCTCCGAAATCACTCCCCGTGTGGTGCTCCTCGACACCATCGGCGAGCTCGATCGGTATTATGCGCTGGCCGACCTGGTTTTCGTCGGGGGGAGCTTGGCGCCGATCGGCGGCCACAACGTCCTTGAAGCGGCCGTTGCGAAGAAGGCGGTCTTCTTCGGCCCCCACATGTCGAATTTCAAAGAGATTGCGGACCAGCTCCGGCGCGCCGGCGGCGGGATCGAGGTGGCCGACGGGAAGGCGATGGGGGGGCAGATGCTCTGGTTGATTCGACATCCCGAGGAGTTAAAAAAACGCGGCGAAGCGGCCTACCAAGTGGTGTTGGCGAATCGCGGCGCGGTTCTGCGGAATCTGGAGCAGGTGGGCCGGTGGCTCGAAAATTAA